In Gigantopelta aegis isolate Gae_Host chromosome 6, Gae_host_genome, whole genome shotgun sequence, the following are encoded in one genomic region:
- the LOC121375915 gene encoding uncharacterized protein LOC121375915 isoform X3 produces the protein MNIRVPLTLHGKYTKVRIPTKLEILEDSTEPEEVALITPLKESNVRNIFIQGAVHRWIGCKANKTPESPYVLPQHEGPVLVGNRSDNSADPLLASSDETEFIDTVVLQDDIGKMKHDDGAFLRRFVKGVTKSLRRRIQEY, from the coding sequence ATGAATATCCGGGTACCACTGACGCTTCACGGGAAATATACCAAAGTAAGAATTCCCACAAAACTGGAGATCCTAGAAGACTCGACAGAACCAGAAGAAGTCGCTCTCATCACGCCGCTGAAAGAAAGCAACGTCAGGAACATCTTCATCCAAGGAGCCGTCCACAGATGGATTGGATGCAAAGCTAACAAAACCCCGGAAAGTCCTTATGTTCTGCCACAGCACGAAGGACCTGTCTTGGTGGGCAACCGGTCGGACAATTCTGCAGATCCGCTGCTGGCATCATCCGATGAGACGGAATTCATCGACACAGTCGTCCTGCAGGATGACATTGGCAAGATGAAACATGATGATGGTGCATTTTTACGACGATTTGTTAAAGGTGTCACGAAAAGCCTACGTCGGAGGATCCAAGAATACTAA
- the LOC121375915 gene encoding uncharacterized protein LOC121375915 isoform X1 yields the protein MDSFNSRGFKTRSDSRLDRQVRFTNPLMNIRVPLTLHGKYTKVRIPTKLEILEDSTEPEEVALITPLKESNVRNIFIQGAVHRWIGCKANKTPESPYVLPQHEGPVLVGNRSDNSADPLLASSDETEFIDTVVLQDDIGKMKHDDGAFLRRFVKGVTKSLRRRIQEY from the exons gTTTTAAGACACGTTCAGACTCTCGACTAGATCGG CAGGTAAGATTCACCAATCCTTTGATGAATATCCGGGTACCACTGACGCTTCACGGGAAATATACCAAAGTAAGAATTCCCACAAAACTGGAGATCCTAGAAGACTCGACAGAACCAGAAGAAGTCGCTCTCATCACGCCGCTGAAAGAAAGCAACGTCAGGAACATCTTCATCCAAGGAGCCGTCCACAGATGGATTGGATGCAAAGCTAACAAAACCCCGGAAAGTCCTTATGTTCTGCCACAGCACGAAGGACCTGTCTTGGTGGGCAACCGGTCGGACAATTCTGCAGATCCGCTGCTGGCATCATCCGATGAGACGGAATTCATCGACACAGTCGTCCTGCAGGATGACATTGGCAAGATGAAACATGATGATGGTGCATTTTTACGACGATTTGTTAAAGGTGTCACGAAAAGCCTACGTCGGAGGATCCAAGAATACTAA
- the LOC121375915 gene encoding uncharacterized protein LOC121375915 isoform X2 gives MDSFNSRGFKTRSDSRLDRVRFTNPLMNIRVPLTLHGKYTKVRIPTKLEILEDSTEPEEVALITPLKESNVRNIFIQGAVHRWIGCKANKTPESPYVLPQHEGPVLVGNRSDNSADPLLASSDETEFIDTVVLQDDIGKMKHDDGAFLRRFVKGVTKSLRRRIQEY, from the exons gTTTTAAGACACGTTCAGACTCTCGACTAGATCGG GTAAGATTCACCAATCCTTTGATGAATATCCGGGTACCACTGACGCTTCACGGGAAATATACCAAAGTAAGAATTCCCACAAAACTGGAGATCCTAGAAGACTCGACAGAACCAGAAGAAGTCGCTCTCATCACGCCGCTGAAAGAAAGCAACGTCAGGAACATCTTCATCCAAGGAGCCGTCCACAGATGGATTGGATGCAAAGCTAACAAAACCCCGGAAAGTCCTTATGTTCTGCCACAGCACGAAGGACCTGTCTTGGTGGGCAACCGGTCGGACAATTCTGCAGATCCGCTGCTGGCATCATCCGATGAGACGGAATTCATCGACACAGTCGTCCTGCAGGATGACATTGGCAAGATGAAACATGATGATGGTGCATTTTTACGACGATTTGTTAAAGGTGTCACGAAAAGCCTACGTCGGAGGATCCAAGAATACTAA